One genomic segment of Vespa velutina chromosome 10, iVesVel2.1, whole genome shotgun sequence includes these proteins:
- the LOC124952402 gene encoding breast cancer metastasis-suppressor 1-like protein: protein MPSVKDESEPEGEEMSHDSNDSNQSSASCDSSAEHSDSDDSSEMDEDECERRRNECMENLVDLERQFTLLKEQLYRERITQVDTKLGEVRVGKSEEYLIPLERLKENMKTKTEVAGILKQYRLQNIQNKFLAEEQAALQNFESEKELIWDCIHNDLQEKIRRLEEDRNNVDIHADLWLNSTGRRRRNHTERRRAVSVAGPYIVYMLNDADILEDWALIKKSLSSRKTEII from the exons ATGCCTAGTGTCAAAGATGAATCAGAGccagaaggagaagaaatgtCTCATGATAGCAACGATAGTAATCAAAGCTCTGCGTCTTGTGATAGTAGTGCAGAACATAGTGATAGCGATGATTCTTCAGAGATGGATGAAGATGAATGTGAAAGAAGACGAAACGAGTGTATGGAGAATTTAGTTGATTTAGAAAGACAATTTACGTTACTTAAAGAACA ATTGTATCGCGAAAGAATAACGCAAGTTGATACCAAATTAGGTGAAGTAAGAGTTGGTAAATCGgaagaatatttaataccTTTGgaacgtttaaaagaaaatatgaagacCAAAACTGAAGTAGCTGGAATATTGAAACAATACAGATtacaaaatatacaaaataaatttttagctGAAGAACAGGCAGCTTTACAAAATTttgagagtgaaaaagaattgatttgGGACTGTATACATAATGATCTTCAAGAGAAAATTCGTAGATTGGAAGAGGATAGAAATAATGTTGATATTCATGCAGATTTATGGTTAAATTCAACCGGTAGAAGACGTAGAAATCAtacagagagaaggagagcaGTTTCTGTAGCAGGACCGTATATCGTTTATATGCTTAATGATGCTGATATTTTAGAAGATTGGGCCTTGATAAAAAAGAGTCTGAGTAGTCGAAAAactgaaataatttaa
- the LOC124952399 gene encoding transcription factor HES-4-B-like yields MMSYDCPHPVSRTYRYKKITKPLLERKRRARINRCLDELKDLMVDAFETEGENISKLEKADILELTVRHLQRLQASRSAGLSGFSTTTISTIPIPPTAATSTTIKMTTMVNDEAAAESRWQSGFGHCATEACRFLATLPGKAAENLARHLAIGLQNNSKINSLNINPNTTLIDLDPGTLIDPCLINPIPSTDTNNIIVPNIAISANKTSPRVDVKKGTFESTLTVTETMTGSSENHVRFNDDDRTKLTFDIKEIRRNSMAKHKITNHQRINTEDDEVIDVERVDDGDPMWRPW; encoded by the exons ATGATGTCGTACGATTGCCCCCATCCGGTCTCAAGGACTTATCGATACAAAAAG ATAACGAAACCGCTCTTAGAACGAAAGAGACGAGCACGTATCAATCGATGTCTCGACGAATTGAAGGATCTCATGGTGGACGCATTCGAA ACGGAAGGTGAAAATATCAGTAAATTAGAAAAGGCGGACATTCTCGAATTGACGGTACGTCATTTGCAAAGATTACAAGCTTCTCGTTCCGCCGGTTTGTCTGGTTTCTCAACTACGACAATATCAACAATACCAATACCACCGACGGCAGCAACATCGACGACAATAAAGATGACTACGATGGTTAATGACGAAGCTGCCGCTGAAAGTCGATGGCAATCGGGCTTTGGACATTGCGCCACCGAAGCGTGTAGATTCTTGGCGACACTTCCTGGCAAAGCGGCGGAGAATTTGGCCAGGCATTTGGCCATTGGTCTTCAAAATAATTCCAAGATTAATTCGTTGAAT atCAATCCTAATACGACGCTAATCGATCTGGATCCTGGCACTTTGATCGATCCTTGTTTGATCAATCCAATTCCTTCAACGGACACTAATAACATAATTGTACCGAATATCGCAATATCTGCTAACAAAACGAGTCCTCGTGTAGAtgtgaaaaaaggaacatttgAAAGCACATTAACGGTAACAGAAACAATGACGGGGTCATCAGAAAATCATGTAAGATTTAACGACGACGATCGAACAAAATTGACATTTGACATTAAAGAAATTCGACGAAATTCTATGGCCAAACATAAAATTACGAATCATCAAAGAATTAACACGGAGGACGATGAGGTAATCGATGTCGAACGTGTAGACGATGGTGATCCTATGTGGAGACCATGGTag